From the Sagittula stellata E-37 genome, one window contains:
- the repA gene encoding plasmid partitioning protein RepA, whose protein sequence is MTQVKHRIDLLVGEHAHKLSERLQAHREQLFPPHARKSLRKFTSGEVAKLLGVKDAYLRKLSLDGKGPQPETGPGGRRLYSPQDIVDLRHVLEKGAKAQGTYLPGRRAAPEGNSEKYIDHLQVISVINFKGGSGKTTTSAHLAQKLALDGYRTLVIDLDPQASLSALHGYQPEFDLLDGGTLYDAIRYDDPVPLRDVIQRTYFPNLDIVPGNLDLMEFEHETPRALVSGAGDMFFTRVGNKLSEVADDYDIVVFDCPPQLGFLTMSALSAATAVLVTVHPQMLDVMSMCQFLLMTSNLLGVVAEAGGDMSYDWLRYVVTRYEPGDGPQNQMVSFMRAMFGEHVLNHPVLKSTAISDAGLTKQTLYEVERSQFTRATYDRAMESLNLVNEEIEGLIQAAWGR, encoded by the coding sequence GTGACGCAGGTCAAGCATCGGATCGACCTGCTTGTGGGCGAACACGCACACAAGCTTTCAGAGCGGCTCCAGGCGCACCGGGAACAGCTTTTCCCCCCGCACGCGCGCAAGTCGCTGCGCAAGTTCACCTCTGGCGAGGTCGCAAAGCTTTTGGGGGTGAAGGACGCCTACCTGCGCAAGCTGTCGCTCGACGGCAAGGGGCCGCAGCCTGAAACCGGGCCGGGCGGGCGCAGGCTTTATTCCCCGCAGGATATCGTCGACCTGCGCCATGTGCTTGAAAAGGGGGCCAAGGCGCAGGGCACCTACCTGCCCGGGCGGCGCGCCGCCCCGGAGGGCAACTCCGAAAAGTACATCGACCACCTTCAGGTGATCTCCGTCATCAACTTCAAGGGCGGCTCGGGCAAGACCACGACCTCGGCCCATCTCGCGCAGAAACTGGCGCTGGACGGCTATCGGACGCTGGTCATCGACCTCGACCCGCAGGCCTCGCTTTCTGCTCTGCACGGCTACCAGCCGGAGTTCGACCTGCTCGACGGCGGCACGCTTTACGACGCGATCCGCTACGACGACCCCGTCCCTCTGCGCGACGTGATCCAGCGGACGTACTTCCCCAACCTCGACATCGTGCCCGGCAACCTCGATCTCATGGAGTTCGAGCACGAGACGCCGCGCGCGCTGGTCTCCGGCGCCGGCGACATGTTCTTCACACGCGTCGGCAACAAGCTGTCCGAGGTGGCCGACGACTACGACATCGTCGTCTTCGACTGTCCGCCGCAGCTTGGCTTCCTGACCATGTCGGCGCTGTCCGCCGCGACCGCCGTTCTGGTGACGGTGCACCCGCAGATGCTCGACGTCATGTCGATGTGCCAGTTCCTGCTGATGACCTCCAACCTGCTGGGCGTCGTGGCCGAGGCCGGGGGCGACATGTCCTACGACTGGCTGCGCTACGTGGTCACCCGTTACGAACCCGGCGACGGGCCGCAGAACCAGATGGTCAGTTTCATGCGCGCGATGTTCGGCGAACACGTCCTGAATCACCCCGTGCTGAAGTCCACCGCGATCAGCGATGCCGGGCTGACCAAGCAGACGCTCTACGAGGTGGAGCGCAGCCAGTTCACCCGCGCGACCTACGACCGCGCGATGGAAAGCCTGAACCTCGTCAACGAGGAGATCGAAGGCCTTATTCAAGCGGCATGGGGCCGGTAA